From the genome of Fusobacterium perfoetens:
TCCATCAGCTGTTTTTCTTTCATTTACATGAACCCAACAACTTCCAAGTCCAAGTTCATGAGCTTTTACTTGCATTGCAAACCCAGCAATGCAGCAATCTGCAAGAAGTGTAGATGATTTTCCAATTTCTCCCATAACACCTATTACAAGAGGAGCATCTTTTACAAATGAAGATCCATGCTCTCTAAGCTCAGCAACTTCTTTTATAAGATCTTTATCATCAATAACTACAAATTCACATGGACGGCTGTTTCTTCCTGTAGGAGCAAGAAGGGCTGCCTTTAAAATTTCATCAATTTTTTCTTTTTCAACAGGTATGTCTTTGTATTTTCTTATACTTCTTCTAGTCATAAAATCCATAATATCACTTCTCCTTTAATAAAAAAATTATTTAATAAGATTATATAAATATTCTATCTCCTGTTTCCAAATAGTTTCATCAATAGTTTCAAGAATAATAGGAATATTATCAAATCTTTTATCATTCATAAATCTTATAAAAAATTCTTCTCCTAAAACACCTTTTCCTATACTATCATGCCTATCTTTTTTAGAACCTGTATCAAATTTACTGTCATTTAAATGAACTCCTTTAAGATATTTAAAACCTATAATTTTTTCAAAATCGTTCATAGTTTTTTCATATCCCTCTTCATCTTTAAGTTCATATCCTGCAGCAAGAGTATGGCAAGTATCTATACATACTCCTATTCTATCTTTATCTTCAATAAGATTTATAATTTCAGCAATTTCTTCAAATTTACTTCCTATATTACTTCCTTGCCCAGCTGTTGTTTCTAAGACAACAACAATATCGGAAACTTTTTTATGAGCCTCATTTATTGAATTAGCAATAAGTCTTATACATTCTTCCTGTGAAATTTCATTAAGATGACTTCCTGGATGCATATTAAGATATTTAAGACCAAGCTGTCTGCATCTTTCCATTTCATCTATAAAAGCATTTAAAGATTTTTCTCTTTTTTCATTGTCTCCATTTCCAAGATTATGAAGATAACTATTATGAGGAAGAATATATTCAGGAGATATTCCTGACTTTTCCATAAATTCTTTAAATTTTTTTATTTCTCCCTCTTCTAAAGGTTTTGAATCCCATCTTCTTTGATTTTTGGTAAAAAGAGCAAAAGCTCTTGCTCCTATATTTTCTGCATTTTCAAAAGCCTTTGAAACTCCTCCTTGAGTACTTACATGAGCTCCAATAAATTTATTTATTTTATTTTCTATATTAATCACTCCTTTTCTCAATTTATAATATAATTATATCACAGTTAAATTAAATATAGAAAAAGTATTTTTAATACACTTAAAAAATTTGTAAAATAAATTGAATTTTATAAAAAAAAGTTGTATATTGAGTAGTAATAAATTTAAATTTATAAATTTTAGGGAGGGAGTTTTTTATGAACAGCAGCAGTTTAAGGAGAAGTCTTATTGCTCTTGCTTTTGGAACTTTGGGACTTGGGATTGCAGAATTTGTAATGATGGGAATACTTCCAGATACAGCAGTTTCATTGGGAGTTTCTATTCCTACAGCAGGACATTTTATTTCAGCATATGCTCTTGGAGTATGTTTTGGAGCATGTATGTTACTTATACTTCGTAAGTATCCTATGAAAAATTCTTTACTTTTTCTAGTTTCGCTTATGATGGTTGGTAATATAGGAGCAGCTTTAGCTCAAAGTTATCATTTTATGCTTGTAGCTCGTTTTATATCTGGTTTACCTCATGGAGCATATTTTGGAGTGGCATCTATTGTTGCATCAAAGCTTGCCCAAAAAGGAAGAGAGTCTGAAGCAGTGTCAATTATGATAGCAGGAATGACAATAGCAAATCTTTTTGGAGTCCCTTTAGGAACTCTTTTAAGTACTTTTCTTTCTTGGAGAATTATTTTTTGTTTGGTTGTTATATGGTGTATCCTTACTTTATATTCAATAAAAAAATATGTTCCTTACATACCACCTCTTCCAGACACAGGATTCATGGGGCAATTTAAATTTTTAAAATATCCAGCACCATGGCTTTTACTTGGAGCTACAATGTTTGGAAATGGAGGAGCTTTTGCATGGTACAGTTATGTTACTCCTATGCTTATACAAGTATCAGGATTTAAGGCTGAAATTATAACAGGAATAATGGTTTTAGCAGGAGCAGGAATGGTAACAGGAAATCTTGTTGGTGGAAAATTAAGCACCCGTTTTTATCCTGGAAAAGTAGGAGCAGGATTTCAAGGAGTTATGGCTCTTTCATTATTCTTAATATTTTTTCTTGCACAATATAAGATACCTGCAGTATTTTTAATGTGTGCTGTTACTTTTTGCTTATTTGCTGTAAGCAGTCCTCAGCAATTTTTAATCATTAAATTTTCTCAAGGAGGAGAAATGCTTGGAGCTGCTGGAATTCAAATTGCATTTAATATGGGAAATGCTCTTGGAGCATATCTTGGAGGTATTCCTATAGCACATGGAATGGAAATTCAATATTCTGCTCTTGTAGGAACATGTTCTGCAGCTATGGGATTTATAATTTTTTCTTTTTTTAATCACTTATACCAAGATAAAAATATATAATAAAAGTAAATTAAAAAGGCGATTAGATTTTTATACTAATCGTCTTTTTTATACTGGAGATATAATTTAAAAAATTTCATTAAATTTATCAAAATAAAATACTACTTGCTTATTTTTTTAAATTTTAAATTTTTTTCTATCAAGGCAAATACATCATCATGAGTAAGAGTTTTTTGACCTTTTAAAGTTTCAAGAAACTCTTTTACAGCTTCATGTTCTTTCTTATGGTATTTGTTGATGATATAGTGTACATCAGCTTCCTGATTAAAGTTTACATATTTATGTTCTTTCATATAAATCATCTCCTGAAATCCCCAGCCAACCATATTATAAATCTTTTTATCTGAAATATCAAGCTTTCAGCTTTTTCCCTGCTGCAAAAGGAAGAAAAATTGTAAACAGAATAAGAAGTACTAAAGATGTTATAAGAGCTGTTACTGCTCCTTTTGAAATCCATATATCAAGAAGAATTCCTATAAGCACAAAGCTCCAAGAAGTCATTGCATAACATAAAGTATGATCTGCAAAAGCTGAGCTTTTAAGTTCAGGATCTGTAACTCTTAAAAGAAGAAGTCCTGTTATAAAAATTCCTGTATTCATTCCAAAACTTATAATTCCATGTTCAAACCAATCTTCTCTTATAAATAATTTACTAAAAACAAAAATATATATAAATGTAACAAGAAAGCCCATCAAAGAAACAAAAATTATAGGAATAATATATTGTGCTATAACTTTTACAGGCATACTTGCTATAGCTGCAATAATTGCATATTCAGTAAGCATTCCAGAAAGCTTTGATTTTACTTTACTGTCAACTAAATGTTTTAAATTTAATTTACACATTACATACCAGACAATAAACATAATAAATACAGCATATGTCCATACAGCTATACTTCTTAAATATATAATTTTATGTGCTTTTACAAAATTAAAAACAATGTATGAAAGAGCTGTTACACTTAATATAAGAGCTGAATGAAATCCTAATGTATCAACTGATGTGGATAGTGTTGTCTCTCTTCCTATAGAATTCTGTCTTGATATATCTTTTTCATAACCTGTTTTTAAAGCTTCAGGAATATTTTCTGGTTTTTCAATATATCTGCACACCTTTTTTCTTGCACCTATATTTATAATAAGCATTCCAAAAAGTATTCCTCCCACAAGTCCAAAAGTTGCAACTGCTGAACCTACTCCTTGTGATATATCCCAATAAGGAAGATTTCTGTCTTTTAACATATTTGAAAGCATTCCTATTGTTCCATGTCCTCCAGCAAAAGCAAATTCAAGTTCTGCTCCAAAGATTGGATAAAGATTTGGAATTATATTTTTAAAAATCAAATAAGAAATTATTCCTACACCTATTTGTCCCATAGTTACTCCCATCATAATAAGTCCATGAGGAAGAACTGTTTTTAGTCTATCCTTATTATTTGAGACAGAAAGCCCTAAAGGAATTGAAGCTACAATAGGAACAATAAGAGTTCCTGGAATTTTTGAATAAATATTTATATATTCTTTGGGAAGAGGGAGCATAAGAAGAAGAAATCCACCTATTACAGAAGCTGGAAGAAATAAATTCTGTAATATTTTTATTTTTGCTCTTAAAGCTACTCCTATAAGCAAGAACACACTTAAAAGACCTATACTGTAAATAAAAACTGTTGTCATTTTACCTCCTGAAAGTTTAATCTGCAGTAATATAATATCATATCTTTTTAATTTTTTATAAATAATTTCAAAACATATGTGTATTTACTAAAATTTTATTTTATGTTTATGTATTTCTTACAAAAAATAAAGTTATTTATTAAAAAGCAATATTAGATAAATTATCTTCATATTTTTTAATAAATTAAAAAAATTGTTTGAAAATTGTGCAGATTATGGTATACTATAAATATAAAAAAGGTAGTTTTTTTAATAGAATATTATTGCATTTGAGGAGGAACTATGAATCAGGAATTAAATCAAAAATTAAATTATTTACTATTAGGTGAAGAAAAATATACAGAATGTCCACACATTGTGACTCTTACTACTGAAGAAAACGGTATTACTATTACTGACGACTGTGGAACAGATAGAGTTGTTAAAATATCTTATCAAGATATAGTAAACAGAGTTCTTGACCATGAAGCAGGAAAAACAATAGTTGCTGACATTATAAAAGAAATAACTTTCAGAAGCAGATAAAAGAAAAAAGCACTTTGGTTTAAAACCAAGGTGCTTTTCTTTATAACTTACAAAGTAATAAGGCTCTACTCTTCAACTTTTCCATTTTTATAGACACAATCTTTTACAACATTTCCACTTTCATCATATTCTTTATATGGACCTTCAAGTATTCCCCCATCAGTGTAATTTGCACTTATATATATCTGCCCATTAGGATAATATTCTTTATATGGACCAAATAGTTTTCCATCTTTATAGTTTAAGTCACATTGAACTTTTCCATCAGGATAAAATTTTATATTTGTAGTAGTAGTCCAGTTATTAACATGTTCTACTAATTTTTTAGTTTGTCCATTAGGATAGAAAGCTTCATATCTTCCTATGATTTCACCATTAATCAGATGATAAACAGTGTCTCTTGCTCCATTAGAAAGGAAAGTTTCATATAATCCATGAAGATTTCCATTTTTATAATGTTTTTTTGTTTCTATATTTCCGTTAGGATAGTAACATTTGTACTCTCCTTCTCTCACCCCATTGACATAATTTTTTTCTTCTTTTACAGCCCCGCTTTCATAATACTTAACCCATAAACCTTCTTTTTTTCCATTTGCATTGTATTGATTGGCCATTTGTGTTACCTCCTCATTACTTTGTGTTATTATGTTTTATGTATTTAAAAAAGATTTGCTTTAAAATTAATTTTTGAATTATGCAAAAACATTTATTTCCTGTCTGTTTGTAAGGGTAATTATGTACCAGTGCAGTTCAGGATACATTGGACTTAATCCAATATCATCAATATCATCTACAAGATCACATTCTCTTATTTCTTCCAGCTGTTCTTCTGTAACAGGCTGACCGTTAAATCCCATTAGTTCTTCCAGTGTCATTTTATCTATCTCCTAGTACTATATTGTTACTTTAATTATACCCCAGATTTTATGAAATGCAATAGGCAATGTATAAAATAATTATAAAAGCTTTATTTTTCAACAATTTTCTGCTATAATTTTTTTAATATTTTATTTTAAAAAATACTGGGGAGATGGTAGAAAGATGAGCCTTGAAAGTGTTAAAAATTATTTTAAAGAAAATAATCTGCCATTAGAAGTGACAGAAACAAAAGAAATTACAGATACTGTTGCAAATGCAGCTAAAGCATTTGGAATAGAGGAAGATGAAATTGCAAAAACTATGGGATTTCAGCTTAAAAATGGTGATTGTATATTAATTCTTACAAAAGGAACTGCAAGAATTGATAATCAAAAATTTAAAGGTTTTTTCCATGAAAAAGCTGTCATGATAAAAGATATTACTGAAGTAACAAGCCATGAACCAGGAGGATTATGTCCTTTTGGGCTTAAAAAGCCTCTTAAGGTTTATCTTGATAAAACTCTTAAAGAATTTGAGATTGTTTATCCTGCTGGAGGAACTCCACATTCTGCTGTAAAAATTTCAGTGGAACTTCTTGAAAAAATTACACAAGGAGAATGGATAGATATTTGCAAATAATTGTAAAATATGTTATACTAAAAAAGACAAATATAGTAGACAATCAAATTTAAACTTTTGTGTTAAATTTATCGTCTTATATACTATAGAAGCAAAGAAAAAAATTTTAAATTTTAGACGGAGGTGCTTTTAATATGAAAAAATGGATATGTGGACCTTGTGGTTATGAATATGATCCAGCTGTAGGAGATCCTGATAACGGAATCGCTCCAGGAACAGCTTTTGAAGATTTACCAGCTGATTGGGTATGCCCATTATGTGGTGTAGGTAAAGAAGAATTTACTGAAGAATAATCTTATAAATAAAAGAAAAAGGTATCATTTAATTGATACCTTTTTTTTATTTTCTATTTTAAATTTTCAAGTTCTCTGCATTTATACATTATAATTCCACAGGCCATTGCAACATTTAAAGATTCTGCTGTTCCATAAATAGGAATTATTACTTTTTCATCAGAGTTATTTACTATATTTTCACCTATTCCACTTCCTTCATTTCCAAAAACAACTGCATTTTTCTCTCCTAGTTTCATTTCTGTATATGGAATACAATCATCACTTAAAATTGTTGAAATTATTTTGTATTCTTTTTCTTTAAGAAAATTTAGAAGTACTTCTTCTTCTATATAGTATAATCTTACATTAAATATTGATCCCATTGTACTTCTTACTGTTTTTTCATTGTAGCAGTCAACACTTCCTTTAGTAAGAACTATATCTCTGTATCCTGCTGCATCTGCTGTTCTTATTATTGTACCTAAATTTCCAGGATCTCCAACTCTGTCAAGAACAATTATATTATCTTCTATCATATTTATATAATTTTCTTCATATCTATATACTAAAATTATACCTTGAGAATTTTCCTGAGAGCTAAGCTGGGAAAAAAGAGTTTGTGAAAGAGTAATAATTATACTTTCAGAAAATTTTTTAATTTTTTCAGATGTTGTCTTATCACATAAAAATCCTTCATCTATTAAAATATATTCAGGAACAGTGTCAAAATCTAAAAATTTTATTCCCTCTGCTATAAATCTTTTTTCTTTATCTCTATATTTTTTAGTTCTATATTTTTTTATCTTTTTAAAAGTATTATTTTCTTTACTATCTATATAAATCATACTTTTTTATCCTCCAGTATATTAAGTGTCTTTAGTTATTATACTATAATTACTATATTTTATCCATATGATTATTTATCTTGACTTAAATTGCCAAATAGAATATCATTTTATTGAGTGATTAATTTTTGGAGGATTTATAAAATAAGATGAAAAAATTTAAGATGAAAAATATGTTAAAAAAATGTTTTATAACTTCTGTTCTTGCTTTTGCATTTATTGGATGTGGAAGTGAAAAAGAAGGAGAAACTGCACCTAAATTAGATTATAGTAATGCAGTGTATATTTACTCATGGGCAGAATATATTCCCCCTGAAGTTTTTGAAAAATTTGAAAAAGAAACAGGAATAAAAGTTATAGAAGATATTTATTCCACAAATGAGGAAATGTTTACAAAATTAAAAGCTGGGGCAGTAGGATATGATATAGTAGTTCCTTCTCCAGATTATGCAGAAATAATGATGAATGAAAATATGCTTGCAAAAATAGATAAAAATAAAATTTCAACATATGAAAATATAGATAAAAGAGTTCTTAAAAAGCTTGAAGGATTTGATAAAGGAAATAACTATGCTGTTCCATACACTATGAGTGCTACAATAATAGCTGTAAATACAGAAAAAGTACCTGACTATCCAAGAGATTACAGTATCTATGACAGAGAGGATCTTAAAGGAAGAATGACACTTCTTGATGATATGAAGGAAGTTCTAATAGCAGGACTTGGAATGGAAGGTTATCCACAGGATACTGACAGTGAAGAGGCAATGAAAAAAGCAGCTGAAAGAATTATAGGCTGGAAAAATAATATTGCAAAATTTGATTCTGAATCTTTTGGAAAAAATTTTGCCAGTGAAGATTTCTGGGTAGTTCAAGGATATGCTGAAAATATATATATGGAACTTTCTGATGAACAGATAGAACATACTGATTTCGTTGTTCCTCAAAAAGGAGGATCAGCTTCAATAGATTCCTTTGTTATTCTTGAATCTTCTAAAAATAAAGAGAATGCACATAAATTTATAGAATTTATCCACAAACCTGAAATTTATGCTCTTGTTGCAGATTATCTAATGCTTCCTTCTATAAATGTTCCTGCTGTAGAGTATATGGAAGAAGAACCTTTGTTCACTCTTGAAGATTTAGATAAAGCTGAACTTTTAAAAGATACAACTCCGACACTTGAACTTCAGAACAAATACTGGGAAGAAATTAAAATGCATAACTGATTTTTCTTGTGTTAAATAAGAGAATAATGTATAATTTTATAGTTAATCATATGTGATATATCGGAGGAAATATGAAATTTTATATAAAAAGAGATACTTTAGCAGAAACTCTTTCTGATTTTACTCTTATACTTAAAGATAATCCTATAAAACCTGTTCTTGCAGGATTAAAAATAGAAGTAAAAGACAGAAAGATTGTATTTATAGGAACAAATCTTGAATCAAGCCTTATAAAAACAGTTGAAGGAGAAATAAAACAAGAAGGAACTGTAATAGTAAAACCTCAACTTATACTGGAATATGTTAAACTTCTTGAAATTGAAGATATAGAAGTATCACTTTCTGAAAACAGCCTAAAAGTTCATCAGGCAGAATTTATTGTTCTTAATGAAGAGGGATATCCAACAGTTAAAGAAATGCTTCCATTAGAAATTACCAAAACAAATAAAGACCTTCTTGTGGGAAGCCTTGAAAAATGTAAATTTTCTGCTCATCCACTTCCAGAAAATTTAGCTCTTAATTGCATAAGAATTCTTTTCAGAAGTGGGTATACAGAATTTGTATCAACAGATTCATACAGACTTACTTATCTTAAGGAAGATATAAGTTGCTCTCTTGAAAAAGAGTTTTCTGTTCCTTTAGAAAGTGTAAATGCTGTTATAAAACTTCTTAAAGATGCTGATTCAGAAATTACAATAGGATTCAGTGATAATATGTTGATTCTTTTATGGAAAGGTTCATATTTTGCTACAAGAACTACTGAACTTCCTTATCCTGATTTCAAAGGAATTTTAAGCTATAATGGCTTTGATAAAACAATGGAATTTAATACAAATGAATTTAAAAGTGCTTTGAAAAAAGTTATTACCGTTGCTAAAACAAGTTTTGAAACAAAATATGGTGCTGTATTTGATTTTAAAAATAAAACTCTTGTAATAAAATCTTATTCAGGAAAAGGAAAAATTACTCAAAAGGTTAATATGCTTAAAGATGGGGAAGATTTTAAAGGCTCTCTTA
Proteins encoded in this window:
- a CDS encoding nitroreductase family protein; this translates as MDFMTRRSIRKYKDIPVEKEKIDEILKAALLAPTGRNSRPCEFVVIDDKDLIKEVAELREHGSSFVKDAPLVIGVMGEIGKSSTLLADCCIAGFAMQVKAHELGLGSCWVHVNERKTADGKSSEEFFREKTNTPDNFMVMCLIVIGYSAEEKPHYTEKDVNWNKVSYNKYGKR
- the nfo gene encoding deoxyribonuclease IV yields the protein MINIENKINKFIGAHVSTQGGVSKAFENAENIGARAFALFTKNQRRWDSKPLEEGEIKKFKEFMEKSGISPEYILPHNSYLHNLGNGDNEKREKSLNAFIDEMERCRQLGLKYLNMHPGSHLNEISQEECIRLIANSINEAHKKVSDIVVVLETTAGQGSNIGSKFEEIAEIINLIEDKDRIGVCIDTCHTLAAGYELKDEEGYEKTMNDFEKIIGFKYLKGVHLNDSKFDTGSKKDRHDSIGKGVLGEEFFIRFMNDKRFDNIPIILETIDETIWKQEIEYLYNLIK
- a CDS encoding MFS transporter, translated to MNSSSLRRSLIALAFGTLGLGIAEFVMMGILPDTAVSLGVSIPTAGHFISAYALGVCFGACMLLILRKYPMKNSLLFLVSLMMVGNIGAALAQSYHFMLVARFISGLPHGAYFGVASIVASKLAQKGRESEAVSIMIAGMTIANLFGVPLGTLLSTFLSWRIIFCLVVIWCILTLYSIKKYVPYIPPLPDTGFMGQFKFLKYPAPWLLLGATMFGNGGAFAWYSYVTPMLIQVSGFKAEIITGIMVLAGAGMVTGNLVGGKLSTRFYPGKVGAGFQGVMALSLFLIFFLAQYKIPAVFLMCAVTFCLFAVSSPQQFLIIKFSQGGEMLGAAGIQIAFNMGNALGAYLGGIPIAHGMEIQYSALVGTCSAAMGFIIFSFFNHLYQDKNI
- a CDS encoding sodium/glutamate symporter, translated to MTTVFIYSIGLLSVFLLIGVALRAKIKILQNLFLPASVIGGFLLLMLPLPKEYINIYSKIPGTLIVPIVASIPLGLSVSNNKDRLKTVLPHGLIMMGVTMGQIGVGIISYLIFKNIIPNLYPIFGAELEFAFAGGHGTIGMLSNMLKDRNLPYWDISQGVGSAVATFGLVGGILFGMLIINIGARKKVCRYIEKPENIPEALKTGYEKDISRQNSIGRETTLSTSVDTLGFHSALILSVTALSYIVFNFVKAHKIIYLRSIAVWTYAVFIMFIVWYVMCKLNLKHLVDSKVKSKLSGMLTEYAIIAAIASMPVKVIAQYIIPIIFVSLMGFLVTFIYIFVFSKLFIREDWFEHGIISFGMNTGIFITGLLLLRVTDPELKSSAFADHTLCYAMTSWSFVLIGILLDIWISKGAVTALITSLVLLILFTIFLPFAAGKKLKA
- a CDS encoding toxin-antitoxin system YwqK family antitoxin; amino-acid sequence: MANQYNANGKKEGLWVKYYESGAVKEEKNYVNGVREGEYKCYYPNGNIETKKHYKNGNLHGLYETFLSNGARDTVYHLINGEIIGRYEAFYPNGQTKKLVEHVNNWTTTTNIKFYPDGKVQCDLNYKDGKLFGPYKEYYPNGQIYISANYTDGGILEGPYKEYDESGNVVKDCVYKNGKVEE
- a CDS encoding YbaK/EbsC family protein; its protein translation is MSLESVKNYFKENNLPLEVTETKEITDTVANAAKAFGIEEDEIAKTMGFQLKNGDCILILTKGTARIDNQKFKGFFHEKAVMIKDITEVTSHEPGGLCPFGLKKPLKVYLDKTLKEFEIVYPAGGTPHSAVKISVELLEKITQGEWIDICK
- the rd gene encoding rubredoxin produces the protein MKKWICGPCGYEYDPAVGDPDNGIAPGTAFEDLPADWVCPLCGVGKEEFTEE
- a CDS encoding TrmH family RNA methyltransferase, with the protein product MIYIDSKENNTFKKIKKYRTKKYRDKEKRFIAEGIKFLDFDTVPEYILIDEGFLCDKTTSEKIKKFSESIIITLSQTLFSQLSSQENSQGIILVYRYEENYINMIEDNIIVLDRVGDPGNLGTIIRTADAAGYRDIVLTKGSVDCYNEKTVRSTMGSIFNVRLYYIEEEVLLNFLKEKEYKIISTILSDDCIPYTEMKLGEKNAVVFGNEGSGIGENIVNNSDEKVIIPIYGTAESLNVAMACGIIMYKCRELENLK
- a CDS encoding extracellular solute-binding protein, with the translated sequence MKKFKMKNMLKKCFITSVLAFAFIGCGSEKEGETAPKLDYSNAVYIYSWAEYIPPEVFEKFEKETGIKVIEDIYSTNEEMFTKLKAGAVGYDIVVPSPDYAEIMMNENMLAKIDKNKISTYENIDKRVLKKLEGFDKGNNYAVPYTMSATIIAVNTEKVPDYPRDYSIYDREDLKGRMTLLDDMKEVLIAGLGMEGYPQDTDSEEAMKKAAERIIGWKNNIAKFDSESFGKNFASEDFWVVQGYAENIYMELSDEQIEHTDFVVPQKGGSASIDSFVILESSKNKENAHKFIEFIHKPEIYALVADYLMLPSINVPAVEYMEEEPLFTLEDLDKAELLKDTTPTLELQNKYWEEIKMHN
- the dnaN gene encoding DNA polymerase III subunit beta; its protein translation is MKFYIKRDTLAETLSDFTLILKDNPIKPVLAGLKIEVKDRKIVFIGTNLESSLIKTVEGEIKQEGTVIVKPQLILEYVKLLEIEDIEVSLSENSLKVHQAEFIVLNEEGYPTVKEMLPLEITKTNKDLLVGSLEKCKFSAHPLPENLALNCIRILFRSGYTEFVSTDSYRLTYLKEDISCSLEKEFSVPLESVNAVIKLLKDADSEITIGFSDNMLILLWKGSYFATRTTELPYPDFKGILSYNGFDKTMEFNTNEFKSALKKVITVAKTSFETKYGAVFDFKNKTLVIKSYSGKGKITQKVNMLKDGEDFKGSLNTKFLLEFLNNISNNIIMRGTNASSMFEISEYGNDNYRYILMPLALRS